From Calothrix sp. PCC 6303, a single genomic window includes:
- a CDS encoding GNAT family N-acetyltransferase: MDNTQIQFSDRKSEINLEQLQQLFTLSAFWAKERNLEDLEIAIANSEPVITVWNREKLIGFARATSDGIYRATIWDVAIHPDYQKQGLGSKLVETVLSHPRMCRVERVYLMTTHQQRFYERIGFQTNSTTTMVLYNQEPTSLLPEAEVLLQESLGK, encoded by the coding sequence ATGGATAATACACAAATTCAATTTAGCGATCGCAAGTCGGAAATAAACCTAGAACAACTCCAGCAATTATTCACCCTCAGTGCATTCTGGGCAAAGGAACGCAATCTGGAGGATTTGGAGATTGCTATTGCCAACAGTGAACCAGTAATAACTGTTTGGAATCGAGAAAAATTAATTGGTTTTGCCCGTGCAACTTCTGATGGTATCTACAGAGCAACAATTTGGGATGTTGCCATTCACCCAGATTACCAAAAACAGGGTTTAGGTAGCAAATTAGTGGAAACTGTGTTGAGTCATCCTCGCATGTGTCGAGTTGAACGGGTATATTTAATGACTACCCATCAACAGAGATTTTACGAGCGGATTGGTTTCCAAACTAATTCTACTACTACCATGGTACTTTATAACCAAGAGCCAACTAGCTTGCTTCCTGAAGCTGAAGTTCTGCTTCAGGAATCCCTGGGGAAATAG
- a CDS encoding sensor histidine kinase, which produces MNWSNWIYLAVGVGLGAALRSLFTRPQASVSAFAPLTPVSEAEDKPPLSKPIEQTQLAYQMAREMEQFKAGFLARVTHELRSPLNGLIGLHQLILSDLCENPEEEREFIGQAHERALQLLKIIDEVLNVARTEYGSNRLDMRSHSVAEVLKEVHTLTHMLAKNRNYPFQVTFPDVSLTVTTDHRWLRQIILSLVETSIACIDAEVQEGSIYLSAASCPTGVTQIWLDIPIYALPKSEAIDLLTLTNQPSNTTMTVGMKLLLNQTLVEAIGGKMEILPHPEKEASNQDLIRLQISISPGIPEAELQLQEAS; this is translated from the coding sequence ATGAATTGGAGTAACTGGATATATTTAGCAGTCGGAGTGGGATTAGGAGCAGCTTTACGCAGCTTATTTACCCGTCCTCAAGCCTCAGTGAGTGCGTTTGCACCTTTAACACCAGTTTCCGAAGCTGAAGATAAACCACCATTGTCAAAACCTATCGAGCAAACTCAACTTGCTTACCAGATGGCGAGGGAAATGGAACAGTTTAAAGCTGGCTTTTTAGCAAGGGTAACTCATGAGTTGCGATCGCCTTTAAATGGTCTGATTGGTTTGCATCAATTGATTTTATCAGATTTGTGCGAAAATCCCGAAGAAGAACGCGAATTTATTGGACAAGCACATGAGAGAGCATTACAGTTACTCAAAATAATTGATGAGGTGCTGAATGTTGCCCGCACTGAATATGGTAGCAATCGTTTGGACATGCGATCGCATTCTGTCGCGGAAGTGCTAAAAGAGGTTCATACCTTAACTCACATGCTGGCAAAGAATCGTAACTACCCGTTTCAAGTTACATTCCCAGATGTCTCACTTACCGTCACTACAGATCATCGTTGGTTACGACAAATTATCCTCAGCTTAGTGGAAACCTCCATCGCTTGTATTGATGCGGAAGTTCAAGAAGGTAGCATTTATTTATCTGCTGCATCTTGCCCCACTGGTGTCACACAAATCTGGTTAGATATACCTATCTATGCTTTACCAAAAAGCGAAGCAATCGATTTACTCACACTCACCAACCAACCCAGCAACACAACCATGACTGTGGGGATGAAATTGTTGCTAAATCAAACACTGGTGGAAGCTATTGGGGGAAAAATGGAAATATTACCCCACCCTGAAAAAGAAGCATCCAACCAAGATTTGATTCGCTTACAGATATCTATTTCCCCAGGGATTCCTGAAGCAGAACTTCAGCTTCAGGAAGCAAGCTAG
- a CDS encoding ABC transporter ATP-binding protein, whose product MTEPLIELKGISKTFGNNKVLDNVDLTINRGEALGIIGPSGTGKSTILRIIAGLTPPDTGEIHVQGVKRRGLIEDSADPVGISMVFQQAALFDSLTVEENVGFLLYQHSKLGRRRIRDLVNEKLEMVGLGGISDRYPSELSGGMRKRVSFARAIISNPEHPEDAPEVLLYDEPTAGLDPIASTVIEDLIRQLQASQGVCSTYAIVTHQDSTIRRTSDRIIFLYQGKVQWQGHVNEVDRTENPLIRQFMSGSIAGPIQVGG is encoded by the coding sequence ATGACTGAACCATTGATTGAACTAAAAGGTATTTCTAAGACTTTTGGCAATAATAAAGTCTTGGATAATGTGGATTTAACCATCAATCGGGGGGAAGCATTGGGTATAATTGGTCCTTCGGGGACGGGAAAATCGACAATTTTGCGAATAATTGCCGGGTTGACACCACCGGATACCGGGGAAATACATGTCCAGGGAGTAAAGCGAAGAGGTTTAATTGAAGATAGTGCAGATCCTGTAGGTATTAGTATGGTATTTCAACAGGCAGCATTATTTGATTCGTTAACAGTGGAGGAAAACGTCGGTTTTTTGCTGTATCAACATTCCAAACTAGGGAGACGCAGAATTCGTGACCTGGTGAATGAAAAGTTGGAAATGGTAGGATTGGGAGGAATAAGCGATCGCTATCCGTCTGAACTATCGGGAGGGATGAGAAAACGTGTGAGTTTTGCCAGGGCAATTATATCTAACCCTGAACACCCAGAGGATGCACCTGAAGTTTTATTGTATGATGAACCTACAGCCGGACTCGACCCCATCGCTTCAACGGTAATCGAGGATTTAATTCGCCAATTACAGGCAAGTCAAGGTGTTTGTAGTACCTATGCCATTGTTACCCACCAAGATAGTACAATTCGCCGGACAAGCGATCGCATTATCTTCCTCTACCAAGGTAAAGTTCAGTGGCAAGGACATGTAAACGAAGTCGATAGAACCGAAAACCCCTTAATTCGTCAATTTATGAGCGGAAGTATCGCAGGACCCATCCAAGTCGGTGGATAA
- a CDS encoding L-threonylcarbamoyladenylate synthase: protein MDHVSLINLVSNARQGKLVSFPTDTVPALATVPEFAELIFTAKQRSQDKPLILMAATTEELWNYVVGSPEECQEWQSMMDKYLPGALTLVLPASKNVPKNLNPQQPNTIGVRIPKSAIAQTILSQTGALATTSANLSGQPALLTMEEIAVQFPDVATLDPREFASEELNTKGVPSTVIKWTGKDWQILRQGAVILE from the coding sequence ATGGATCACGTATCGTTAATTAATCTTGTTTCCAACGCTCGTCAGGGTAAATTAGTTAGTTTTCCTACAGATACAGTTCCAGCTTTAGCGACTGTACCAGAATTTGCTGAACTAATTTTTACCGCCAAACAACGTAGTCAAGATAAACCTTTAATATTGATGGCTGCAACAACAGAGGAATTATGGAACTATGTTGTCGGTAGCCCTGAAGAGTGTCAAGAATGGCAATCGATGATGGATAAATACTTACCTGGTGCTTTAACTTTAGTATTGCCAGCATCTAAAAATGTACCAAAAAATCTGAATCCTCAACAGCCTAACACGATTGGAGTGAGGATTCCTAAAAGCGCGATCGCACAAACAATTCTGTCACAAACTGGCGCTCTAGCAACCACCAGCGCAAACCTTTCGGGACAACCAGCTTTATTAACAATGGAGGAGATTGCAGTTCAGTTTCCAGATGTTGCTACTTTAGATCCTAGGGAATTTGCTTCTGAAGAGTTAAATACAAAGGGTGTCCCCTCGACCGTGATTAAATGGACTGGTAAAGATTGGCAAATTTTGCGTCAAGGTGCCGTAATTTTGGAATGA
- the secF gene encoding protein translocase subunit SecF yields MKLAVNKTRSRWWIISATIIIISIISMVVSTFNPEIKAPLRRGLDFIGGTRLQLERDCKLPNNCDKPIDINLVRDIAQSQGLGDSSIQLVTDSETKQENGISIRSKTLSVEQRTKLVNALSEKVGAFDPEKNQNDTVGATLGKELFRSGVIALVLSLLGILVYLRIRFQWDYAIFAIVALFHDVFITIGIFSIFGLVFGIEVDSLFVVALLTIVGFSVNDTVVIYDRIRETIQINPNMHITDIVDNAVDQTLSRSINTTLTTLLTLTSIFLFGGATLKNFALAMIVGFIMGAYSSIFIASTLLAWWRERSQKNTQTQEPTDAGIPNV; encoded by the coding sequence ATGAAGCTAGCTGTAAACAAAACGCGATCGCGTTGGTGGATTATTTCCGCTACCATCATTATTATCAGCATCATCTCAATGGTGGTTTCCACATTCAACCCCGAAATTAAAGCCCCCCTACGTCGCGGTTTAGACTTTATTGGTGGTACCCGTCTACAGTTAGAAAGAGACTGCAAACTCCCCAATAATTGCGATAAACCCATTGATATCAACCTTGTTCGTGATATTGCCCAATCCCAAGGATTGGGAGATAGCAGCATCCAACTTGTAACTGATTCTGAAACCAAACAGGAAAACGGAATTTCCATCCGTAGCAAAACCCTCAGCGTCGAACAGCGAACTAAACTAGTTAATGCACTCAGCGAAAAAGTTGGAGCCTTCGACCCCGAAAAGAATCAGAATGATACAGTAGGAGCAACACTAGGTAAAGAACTATTTCGTTCTGGAGTTATTGCCCTAGTTCTCTCTTTGTTGGGTATCTTGGTATACCTGAGAATCCGTTTTCAGTGGGATTATGCCATATTTGCCATCGTTGCCCTATTCCACGATGTTTTCATCACCATCGGCATTTTCTCCATCTTTGGCTTAGTATTTGGCATTGAAGTCGATAGCTTGTTTGTTGTGGCTTTGCTGACAATAGTTGGTTTCTCAGTTAACGATACGGTGGTAATTTATGATCGCATTCGAGAAACGATTCAAATTAACCCAAATATGCACATTACTGACATAGTTGATAATGCAGTAGATCAAACCTTAAGCCGTTCAATCAACACCACACTGACAACATTACTGACATTAACTTCAATCTTCCTTTTCGGTGGGGCAACCCTGAAAAACTTCGCCCTCGCTATGATTGTGGGGTTTATAATGGGAGCATATTCAAGCATTTTCATCGCCAGTACCCTGTTAGCATGGTGGCGTGAACGTAGCCAAAAGAACACCCAAACCCAGGAACCAACAGACGCAGGAATACCCAACGTCTAA
- a CDS encoding MlaD family protein, whose translation MRSLRTIREGSVGLLVLAGLGIFGLIFLWLNRFTASQNSYKAIVEFKDAGGLQKGAVVRYRGVKVGRTISVKPGLNAVEVEIEINQPELIIPSNVTVEASQSGLISEGIVDIIPRLKIPEGAIAGKPLEATCDSNQIICNNSRLKGQIGISIDQVLRSTNDLAVVYSNPKFYANLNQALEQSTLAASGVATLSKNLSSLSLSAKNQLSDFSGVGNSVQRAVNQASSSTTQLSANANQTLDKFAATAGEFGITAKELRTTNSQAGKLLANLDNLVVNNRSSLVSTLNNLSVSSSQLRTTVSSLSPTVNRLTQGELIKNFEILSANAAEASTNLRDATKTLNDPKNAILLQQTLDSARVTFENTQKLTSDLDELTGDPKFRTNLRQLVNGLSNLVSSTQEIEQQVQVAQTLDSMKAGTFSKNTPVVNFDSELSQIPPTSASTKRNQAIKRLTKILQQNNQAAKASLDKSRDVSNQESKAINSP comes from the coding sequence ATGCGATCGCTACGCACAATTAGAGAGGGTTCTGTAGGACTATTAGTCCTAGCAGGTTTGGGGATTTTCGGACTAATTTTCCTCTGGTTAAATCGGTTTACTGCTTCCCAAAACTCTTACAAAGCTATTGTGGAATTTAAAGATGCTGGTGGACTGCAAAAGGGTGCCGTAGTTCGCTATCGTGGTGTCAAAGTTGGTAGAACTATTTCTGTCAAACCTGGTTTAAATGCGGTGGAAGTGGAAATCGAAATTAACCAACCTGAACTCATTATTCCCAGCAATGTCACCGTCGAAGCCAGCCAAAGCGGTTTAATTAGCGAAGGAATTGTTGATATTATTCCCAGATTAAAAATACCCGAAGGTGCGATCGCTGGCAAACCCCTGGAAGCAACCTGTGATTCTAATCAAATTATTTGTAATAATTCTCGCCTCAAAGGTCAAATTGGTATCAGCATCGATCAGGTTTTACGCTCTACCAATGATTTAGCTGTAGTGTACAGCAACCCGAAATTTTACGCTAACCTGAACCAAGCTTTAGAACAATCAACCCTTGCAGCTAGCGGTGTTGCCACACTCAGCAAAAACCTCAGTAGTCTTAGCTTGAGTGCCAAAAATCAACTCAGTGACTTTTCTGGTGTCGGTAATTCTGTACAACGTGCCGTCAACCAAGCTAGTAGTTCCACTACTCAGCTAAGTGCCAATGCAAACCAAACCCTAGATAAATTTGCCGCCACAGCAGGGGAATTTGGTATTACAGCTAAAGAACTTCGCACCACCAACAGTCAAGCTGGTAAATTATTAGCTAATTTGGATAATTTAGTTGTCAATAATCGTTCTTCTTTAGTTAGTACTTTAAACAATCTCTCAGTTAGCAGCAGTCAACTTCGTACCACCGTCAGCAGTCTTTCACCTACTGTCAACCGTCTTACCCAAGGTGAATTAATTAAAAACTTTGAAATTCTCTCTGCTAATGCCGCAGAAGCATCAACCAATTTACGGGATGCCACAAAAACTCTCAATGACCCCAAAAATGCCATTCTCCTCCAACAAACCCTAGATTCTGCCAGGGTGACATTTGAAAACACCCAAAAACTTACATCCGATTTAGATGAGTTGACAGGAGATCCCAAATTTCGCACCAATCTCAGGCAACTTGTCAATGGTTTGAGTAATTTAGTTTCCTCAACCCAGGAAATTGAACAACAGGTACAAGTTGCTCAAACTTTGGATTCGATGAAAGCTGGAACATTCAGCAAAAACACTCCTGTTGTGAATTTTGATTCTGAATTGTCCCAAATTCCACCAACAAGCGCATCCACAAAACGCAATCAAGCAATTAAGCGGCTAACGAAAATTCTCCAGCAAAATAACCAGGCAGCTAAAGCCTCGTTAGATAAGTCACGGGATGTTAGTAATCAGGAAAGTAAAGCAATAAATTCTCCATAA
- a CDS encoding MAE_28990/MAE_18760 family HEPN-like nuclease, producing MNTTSLDSFKKEINQVREYIKHIQDVDNIVNYTVSEADNEEIKALLNTLKEHHRIFRTDKKIFEYKASIISLYGLLEKYVENWIKEYLTALSGLVLEYDKIHEKIRNNHFELSVKLISSIVSREIAKYQHLTKEQVLKELNECIVNTANYKFNTEAFVLSSGNLKHKQIVKLFELINVSLNEVLKKNETLIQYFKDDRGITNISNTNTDILYNTINDLVERRNQIAHGSEILDILNISELESYIQFLEKYCQAVFEILAEEFIKQESIYTFQKIEKVIKIFGNRILAFEIENYKIKIGDILIIETIEGKFYKKPILTIELNNESHAEIIIMEKQNIAVSVEPSIKENQTFYIVKQ from the coding sequence ATGAATACAACTTCATTAGATAGCTTTAAAAAAGAAATCAATCAGGTACGAGAATATATTAAGCATATTCAAGATGTGGATAATATAGTTAATTATACTGTATCAGAGGCTGATAACGAAGAAATTAAAGCCTTGTTAAATACATTAAAAGAGCATCATAGAATTTTTAGAACAGATAAAAAGATATTTGAATATAAAGCATCTATTATTTCACTTTATGGCTTGTTAGAAAAATATGTAGAAAATTGGATCAAAGAATATCTTACAGCCCTTTCAGGCTTAGTCCTAGAATATGATAAGATACATGAGAAAATTAGAAATAATCATTTTGAACTTTCTGTAAAGCTAATAAGTTCTATAGTAAGTAGAGAAATTGCTAAATATCAGCATCTTACAAAAGAACAAGTTTTAAAAGAGCTAAATGAATGTATCGTAAATACTGCAAATTATAAATTCAACACAGAAGCTTTTGTTCTTTCATCAGGTAATTTGAAGCATAAGCAAATTGTAAAACTATTTGAGCTTATAAATGTGAGCTTGAACGAAGTATTAAAGAAAAATGAAACATTAATTCAATATTTTAAGGATGATAGGGGAATTACAAATATTTCCAATACCAATACAGATATTTTATACAATACAATCAATGATCTAGTTGAAAGAAGAAATCAGATAGCCCACGGTTCAGAGATATTAGATATTTTAAACATATCTGAATTAGAATCTTATATCCAATTTTTAGAAAAATATTGCCAAGCTGTATTTGAAATATTAGCTGAAGAATTTATTAAACAAGAATCAATATACACATTTCAAAAAATCGAAAAAGTAATTAAAATTTTTGGAAATAGAATATTAGCATTTGAAATCGAAAACTATAAAATAAAAATTGGAGATATACTTATTATCGAAACGATAGAAGGTAAGTTTTACAAAAAACCTATTTTGACAATTGAGTTAAATAACGAGTCACATGCGGAAATTATAATTATGGAAAAACAAAATATTGCTGTCAGTGTTGAGCCTAGCATCAAAGAAAATCAAACATTTTACATAGTGAAGCAATAA
- the secD gene encoding protein translocase subunit SecD, whose amino-acid sequence MQRQQSLLGLIFVMVIAAIAVILTPQLRVPLGLDLQGGSQLTIQVETTAEVPKITERDLDAVLQVVEGRINALGTSEPIIQKVGEDKIIVQLPGVNDPEQAEKVLGGTAQLEFRKQKEKTEAELFALRQSQAGFKLEQENLKKSKDTAAIAKNKEDIDKNNQAIAQLFESTNPPLTGKFLKDAFGTPTNGTLWEVAIRFDQKGGDLFAQLTKELAGTGRGIGIFLDNALISSPVVGIEHKATGIVGGSAVITGDFTPQDAQGLGIQLRGGSLPVPVKIVENRTVGASLGKDSILSSIYAGLGGLILVLVFMVVYYRLPGAVSDVSLIIYALLSWAAFGLLQVTMTLPGIAGFVLSIGMAVDANVLIFERTREELQAGKTLYRSVESGFYRAFSSILDSNVTTWIACFFLFIFGSGLVKGFAVTLSIGVLISMFTAVTCTRSLMFLAISIPSLKKLEYYCPNLPTGKKVGVAK is encoded by the coding sequence ATGCAGAGACAGCAATCGCTATTAGGATTAATTTTCGTTATGGTAATCGCTGCAATTGCGGTGATCCTGACTCCTCAGTTGCGAGTTCCTTTAGGTTTAGACTTACAAGGTGGTTCACAACTGACAATTCAAGTAGAAACAACAGCCGAAGTCCCCAAAATTACCGAACGGGATTTGGATGCAGTCCTCCAAGTTGTGGAAGGACGGATTAATGCTTTAGGAACTTCTGAACCAATAATTCAGAAAGTGGGTGAGGACAAAATTATTGTCCAACTACCCGGTGTCAATGATCCTGAACAAGCCGAAAAGGTTTTGGGAGGGACTGCACAGCTAGAATTTCGCAAGCAAAAAGAAAAAACCGAAGCTGAGTTATTTGCCCTGCGTCAATCACAAGCAGGATTTAAGCTGGAACAAGAGAACTTAAAAAAAAGTAAAGATACAGCGGCTATAGCTAAAAATAAAGAAGATATAGACAAAAATAATCAAGCGATCGCACAATTATTTGAAAGTACCAATCCACCTCTAACTGGTAAATTTCTCAAGGATGCTTTTGGTACCCCAACCAACGGCACTCTGTGGGAAGTAGCCATCCGTTTTGATCAAAAAGGTGGCGATTTATTTGCCCAACTCACCAAAGAACTTGCGGGAACTGGACGCGGAATTGGTATATTCTTAGATAACGCTTTGATTAGTTCCCCTGTAGTTGGTATCGAACACAAGGCTACAGGAATTGTCGGTGGTTCAGCTGTGATTACTGGAGACTTTACACCTCAAGATGCCCAAGGTTTAGGTATTCAATTACGTGGTGGTTCCTTGCCTGTACCTGTGAAAATTGTCGAAAATCGTACCGTTGGGGCAAGTTTGGGTAAAGATAGCATTCTTAGCAGTATCTACGCGGGGCTTGGTGGTTTAATCCTAGTATTGGTATTTATGGTGGTTTACTATCGATTACCAGGTGCCGTATCAGATGTCTCCCTAATTATCTATGCATTGCTTTCTTGGGCAGCCTTTGGTTTACTCCAAGTTACCATGACTTTACCGGGAATTGCCGGATTTGTTCTCAGTATTGGGATGGCAGTAGATGCCAACGTGTTAATTTTTGAACGTACTAGAGAAGAACTTCAAGCAGGCAAAACCCTATACCGTTCCGTTGAGTCGGGTTTTTACCGAGCTTTTTCCAGCATTTTAGATAGTAATGTGACAACCTGGATTGCTTGTTTCTTCCTATTTATATTTGGATCTGGTTTAGTAAAGGGTTTCGCAGTGACACTCAGCATTGGTGTACTGATCAGTATGTTTACAGCCGTTACCTGTACCCGCAGCTTGATGTTTTTAGCAATTAGTATCCCATCTCTGAAGAAACTCGAATATTATTGTCCTAACCTACCAACAGGGAAAAAAGTGGGGGTAGCCAAATGA
- a CDS encoding phytoene desaturase family protein: MFDVIVIGSGIGGLTAAGLLARYGKRVVVYESHTVFGGAAHSFKRQGFEFDSGPSFYCGLTGAESLNPVKQVLDILGESLQTVTYDPLGHYHFPEGSFPVYSNLQRYQDEVAKITPQGSAELQRFYQRMLPLYAAMKEIPTVTLRSDWQLIPVLLGNYGLSLLKMLPHLPILQGSVGDVMDSTIKDSWVRRLIDLECFLLSGLKANGTVAPEVAFMLGERSRAGVEYPIGGTGAIIDAFVRGIERFGGVMRSRSHVNQVLISNNSVTGVQLQNGEVISAPVVISNATLWDTYTELLQPNDLPETYRRDALDTGYVDSFMHLHLGIRSDGLENLTGHHVVVQDSHEDITVPGNTCMISIPSVWDANLAPAGHHVVHAYTLEPYAGWQRDDGYEQKKRQKADVLYQALAKVIPDIRERVTLELIGTPLTHAHYLRRYKGTYGAAIPANQGMFPSTHTPISGLYRVGDSTIPGIGVPAVAASGILCANTLVSPQVVKEICSKLN, encoded by the coding sequence ATGTTTGATGTCATCGTTATTGGTAGCGGAATTGGTGGTTTAACAGCAGCAGGTTTACTTGCACGGTACGGTAAACGTGTGGTTGTTTACGAAAGTCACACAGTTTTTGGAGGTGCAGCACACAGCTTTAAACGTCAAGGATTTGAATTTGATTCTGGTCCTTCGTTTTATTGTGGCTTGACTGGTGCCGAAAGTTTAAACCCAGTGAAACAAGTTTTAGATATTTTAGGTGAATCCCTCCAAACCGTCACCTACGATCCTTTGGGACATTACCATTTTCCAGAAGGTAGTTTTCCAGTTTATAGCAACCTTCAACGCTATCAAGATGAAGTTGCCAAAATTACTCCCCAAGGTTCAGCCGAACTGCAACGATTTTACCAGCGAATGTTGCCGTTGTATGCAGCGATGAAGGAAATCCCCACGGTGACATTGCGCTCCGATTGGCAGTTAATCCCGGTATTGTTGGGGAATTATGGGCTTTCTCTGCTGAAAATGCTACCGCATCTGCCAATTCTCCAAGGTTCAGTGGGGGATGTTATGGATAGCACCATTAAAGATTCCTGGGTACGACGATTAATTGACCTGGAATGCTTCCTGTTATCAGGTTTAAAGGCAAATGGTACCGTTGCCCCCGAAGTAGCATTTATGCTGGGTGAGCGTTCCCGTGCGGGAGTCGAATATCCAATTGGTGGTACTGGAGCGATTATTGATGCCTTTGTGCGGGGAATAGAACGCTTTGGTGGTGTCATGCGATCGCGTTCCCATGTAAATCAAGTTTTAATTAGTAATAACTCTGTAACTGGTGTCCAACTTCAAAACGGCGAAGTTATTTCAGCACCCGTAGTCATTTCCAACGCCACCCTTTGGGATACTTATACCGAGCTTTTACAACCAAACGATTTACCAGAAACCTATCGTAGAGATGCTTTAGATACAGGATATGTAGATAGCTTTATGCATTTACACTTAGGTATTCGCAGCGATGGCTTAGAAAATCTCACCGGACACCATGTTGTAGTCCAAGATTCTCACGAAGATATCACCGTCCCCGGTAATACCTGCATGATTTCCATTCCCAGTGTGTGGGATGCCAACTTAGCCCCAGCAGGACACCATGTAGTTCATGCTTACACCTTAGAACCCTACGCAGGATGGCAGCGGGATGATGGGTATGAACAGAAGAAACGGCAAAAAGCCGATGTATTGTATCAAGCGTTAGCAAAAGTTATTCCTGATATCAGAGAAAGAGTAACCTTAGAACTCATCGGTACTCCCCTTACCCATGCCCATTATCTACGTAGATACAAAGGAACGTATGGTGCTGCCATCCCCGCTAATCAGGGAATGTTTCCCAGCACCCACACACCCATCTCCGGCTTATACCGCGTCGGTGATAGCACCATCCCCGGAATTGGAGTTCCAGCAGTCGCAGCATCAGGAATTTTGTGTGCAAACACCTTAGTTAGTCCCCAGGTAGTGAAAGAGATATGTAGTAAGCTGAATTAG
- a CDS encoding DUF262 domain-containing protein has protein sequence MTTKNHLIPGETFFYSDKSDISQVSLSDDEINEKYKKGEIRIVTEQARYPLDSIETMLDSQKYILNPEYQRRKRWNNTRKSRLMESFIMNVPIPPIFLYEVSYSIYEVMDGLQRLTAIYDFYKGKYNLEGLEYWRELNGRNYQNLPEQIKRGIDRRYLSSIVLLQETAKSAEEADFLKQIVFERLNSGGEQLTAQETRNALHNGKFNQLCIKLAENDFFRKMWKLPLESEGEEKLLESEPYRKMEDVELVLRFFAYRHIANFKSPLDKFLDDYLKHANAYSDETINNLENLFNETINLVYSIFGDSAFIPPKEKRDNKTPIRIVYDSMMQVFANNIPHKEILLNHSKSIKSALYSDKQLLHLKEEKNRLLFDARYNNKKDVEARIKYFQNFLQSYIP, from the coding sequence ATGACAACAAAAAATCACTTAATTCCAGGCGAAACATTTTTTTATTCAGATAAGTCGGATATTTCTCAAGTTTCTCTTTCAGACGACGAAATCAACGAAAAATACAAGAAAGGAGAGATAAGAATTGTAACGGAACAAGCTCGCTATCCACTTGATAGTATAGAAACGATGCTTGACAGTCAAAAGTATATCTTAAATCCTGAATATCAACGTAGAAAAAGATGGAACAATACTAGAAAATCTCGTTTGATGGAATCATTTATAATGAATGTCCCTATTCCACCTATCTTTCTGTATGAAGTAAGTTACTCTATTTATGAAGTAATGGACGGATTGCAGAGGCTAACAGCTATCTATGATTTTTATAAAGGAAAATATAACTTAGAAGGATTGGAATATTGGCGTGAACTTAACGGACGAAATTATCAAAATTTACCCGAACAAATTAAAAGAGGAATAGATAGGCGTTATTTATCATCTATCGTGTTGTTACAGGAAACAGCAAAAAGCGCAGAAGAAGCTGATTTTCTCAAGCAAATAGTTTTTGAAAGATTGAATAGTGGTGGAGAACAACTAACTGCACAAGAAACAAGAAATGCTTTACACAATGGCAAGTTTAACCAATTGTGTATAAAACTTGCAGAAAATGACTTTTTTCGCAAAATGTGGAAATTACCTTTGGAATCCGAAGGAGAAGAAAAATTACTTGAAAGTGAACCTTATCGTAAAATGGAAGATGTCGAATTAGTTTTACGGTTCTTTGCTTATCGTCATATAGCTAACTTTAAATCTCCATTGGATAAGTTTTTAGATGACTATTTAAAACATGCCAATGCTTATTCGGATGAAACAATAAACAATCTTGAAAACCTTTTTAATGAAACAATCAATTTAGTTTATTCCATATTTGGAGATTCAGCTTTCATCCCACCAAAAGAAAAACGTGACAATAAAACCCCAATAAGAATTGTTTATGATTCAATGATGCAGGTCTTTGCAAACAACATTCCTCACAAAGAAATTCTCCTCAATCATAGTAAATCTATAAAAAGTGCTTTGTATTCTGATAAACAATTGCTACATCTTAAGGAAGAGAAAAATAGACTTCTTTTTGATGCTAGATACAATAACAAAAAAGATGTAGAAGCACGCATAAAGTATTTTCAAAACTTTCTACAAAGCTATATTCCATAA